Genomic segment of Paenibacillaceae bacterium GAS479:
CGGAACGGATGTTTTTGCAAAATGCGCTCCTTAACCTCAAGCGCCAACTTCTCGTTATTGCTATGCACAATGGCAATTGCCGCGTTCTCATAATCATGCTGTTTCTCATCCAGCTTGGCAATCAGGCTGTTAACGGCCTTGCGGAAACCGCGCGTTTTCTCCACGACTTCAATCGTGCCCTCTTCGTTGATGCGAAGCAGCAGCTTGATGTTCAATACGGAGGCAACGCCTCCAGCCAGACGGTTCAGACGGCCGCCCTTGATTACATTTTCAAGCGTTTCCAATGTAAAATAGGCCTTCGTATCCTCAATAAGCTGCAGGAGCTTCGTCTTGAGCTCTTCGAGGCTTGTACAGCTTTCCGACCACTTGGCAGCAGTTGATACGATCAGCGACAATCCGCCGGAGAACGTTTTGGAATCCAACACTTCGATTTTGCCGTCAAAGCCCTCATCAACAAGCATATCACGGGCAATTATCGCAGATTGGTAGGTGC
This window contains:
- a CDS encoding EDD domain protein, DegV family, whose protein sequence is MPIKIFTDSGSDIPKHIQAQYGIEVIPLPVMFSDGPLPQDSSIDDFYYKLKTFDKLPTTSSPNPSQFLEAYKRAESGTDLLVICMSANVSSTYQSAIIARDMLVDEGFDGKIEVLDSKTFSGGLSLIVSTAAKWSESCTSLEELKTKLLQLIEDTKAYFTLETLENVIKGGRLNRLAGGVASVLNIKLLLRINEEGTIEVVEKTRGFRKAVNSLIAKLDEKQHDYENAAIAIVHSNNEKLALEVKERILQKHPFREVYLSCMGPVMGTHAGEGGIGFAF